A single Thermoanaerobacterium sp. RBIITD DNA region contains:
- the serS gene encoding serine--tRNA ligase, translating into MLDIKRIRNNPEEVKRAIELKKENSNIDEFLEVDEKRRELLKELESLKNTRNKESENIAKLKREGKDADDLIKEMKEISDRIKSMESDVKTYDEKLDELLWTIPNIPHESVPIGDSDADNVEVRRWGDVRKFDFEIKPHWDLGVDLGILDFETASKVTGSRFTFYKGLGSRLERSLISFMIDLHTEKHGYTEVFPPFMVHRKSMYGTGQLPKFEEDAFKVAGTDYFLIPTAEVPVTNMYRETIIDGGKLPIYHCAYSACFRQEAGSAGRDTRGLIRQHQFNKVELVKFTEPDKSYDELEKMVNDAEDVLKTLGIPYRVVSICTGDLGFTATKKYDLEVWMPSYGRYVEISSCSNCEDFQARRANIKYRPVGGGKAQYVHTLNGSGVAVGRTFAAILENYQQEDGSVIIPEALRPYMKCDVLRK; encoded by the coding sequence ATCCAGAAGAAGTAAAAAGAGCTATAGAATTAAAAAAAGAAAATTCAAATATCGATGAATTTCTTGAGGTAGACGAAAAAAGAAGAGAGCTTTTAAAAGAATTAGAATCACTCAAAAATACGAGAAACAAAGAATCGGAAAACATAGCAAAGTTAAAAAGAGAAGGAAAAGATGCAGATGATTTAATAAAAGAAATGAAAGAGATATCTGATAGAATCAAAAGCATGGAAAGCGATGTCAAAACATATGACGAAAAGCTTGATGAATTACTTTGGACAATACCAAATATCCCTCACGAGAGTGTGCCAATAGGTGATAGTGATGCAGATAATGTCGAAGTGAGAAGGTGGGGTGATGTTAGAAAATTTGATTTTGAGATAAAACCTCATTGGGATTTGGGTGTTGACCTTGGTATTTTAGATTTTGAGACTGCGTCAAAGGTTACGGGTTCAAGATTTACATTTTATAAAGGTTTAGGTTCAAGACTTGAGAGGTCATTGATTAGCTTTATGATAGACCTTCACACCGAAAAACATGGATATACAGAAGTTTTTCCACCATTCATGGTTCACAGAAAGAGCATGTATGGTACAGGGCAGCTTCCAAAATTCGAAGAAGATGCATTTAAAGTTGCTGGAACAGATTATTTTCTAATTCCTACTGCCGAGGTTCCTGTTACAAATATGTATCGAGAAACTATAATAGATGGCGGAAAACTTCCGATTTACCATTGTGCATACAGTGCATGTTTCAGGCAAGAAGCAGGATCTGCCGGTAGAGATACAAGGGGACTCATAAGACAGCATCAGTTTAATAAAGTTGAGCTTGTGAAATTTACCGAGCCTGACAAATCCTATGATGAGCTTGAAAAAATGGTAAATGATGCTGAGGATGTTTTAAAAACACTTGGGATACCATATAGAGTAGTATCAATATGCACAGGAGACCTTGGATTTACAGCAACAAAGAAATATGACCTTGAGGTATGGATGCCAAGCTACGGAAGATATGTTGAGATATCATCGTGTAGCAACTGTGAAGATTTCCAGGCGAGAAGGGCAAATATCAAGTATAGACCTGTTGGCGGTGGAAAAGCCCAATATGTTCATACATTGAATGGGTCTGGTGTTGCAGTAGGAAGAACATTTGCAGCGATTTTAGAAAATTATCAGCAGGAAGACGGTTCTGTGATCATTCCAGAAGCATTAAGACCGTATATGAAATGCGATGTATTGAGGAAATAA
- a CDS encoding LCP family protein: MNKTLKIFIFIILGVVISIGTGTLMFYKNMNVSNDTKNISENKNTPTEKEENIDKKNILFVGDADGLSDTIFVASFDSNKKEVKMLSIPRDTYYPRPGYNNPGEKKINAAYSEQKIDGLKKSVEDLLGIRIDNYVILSYKGFKDIIDTIGGVEINVPFNMKYDDTVAKPPLHINLKKGLQVLDGEKALQYVRYRHGYTEGDIGRINAQQEFIKAFIKKVTTPSILPRIPSLAVTLSRNLKTDLSLSDITKYAIAFAKNKPEKIDTAIIPGEGRYQDNVSYYYVDSKKAMEIASSMFGEYTNGEASQTVSQMTYSISNNAIKVEVLNGTKISGLATKYADELKKLGFNVIKIGNISGIDYTDSRVYIRNDAEKANKVAKALSINYVENDKNNNSNIDVTVVIGEDKK; the protein is encoded by the coding sequence ATGAATAAGACATTAAAAATTTTTATTTTTATAATTCTTGGCGTTGTAATTTCTATAGGTACAGGTACTCTTATGTTTTATAAAAATATGAATGTTTCAAATGACACAAAAAACATCAGTGAGAATAAAAATACACCGACAGAAAAGGAAGAAAATATAGATAAGAAAAACATTTTATTTGTCGGTGATGCAGATGGTCTATCAGATACTATATTTGTTGCAAGCTTTGATTCAAATAAAAAAGAAGTTAAAATGTTATCGATTCCACGCGATACTTATTATCCCAGGCCTGGTTACAATAATCCAGGAGAGAAAAAAATCAATGCCGCATACTCTGAGCAAAAAATTGATGGTTTAAAAAAATCTGTAGAGGATTTATTAGGAATAAGGATTGATAATTACGTAATTTTAAGCTATAAAGGTTTTAAGGATATAATTGATACGATTGGTGGCGTAGAGATAAATGTACCATTCAACATGAAATATGACGATACCGTTGCTAAGCCTCCTCTCCATATAAATTTAAAAAAGGGATTACAAGTATTAGATGGAGAAAAAGCATTACAATATGTGCGCTACAGACACGGTTATACAGAAGGCGATATAGGACGAATAAACGCTCAGCAGGAATTTATAAAAGCCTTTATAAAAAAGGTAACAACACCATCTATACTTCCAAGGATTCCTTCTCTTGCAGTAACACTTAGCAGAAATTTAAAGACTGATTTATCCTTATCAGATATTACTAAATATGCTATCGCTTTTGCAAAAAATAAGCCTGAAAAAATAGATACTGCAATTATACCTGGTGAAGGTCGTTATCAAGATAATGTTAGCTATTATTACGTCGATTCCAAAAAAGCTATGGAAATTGCATCAAGTATGTTTGGAGAATATACAAATGGTGAAGCATCACAGACTGTATCACAAATGACATATTCAATATCAAATAACGCAATTAAAGTCGAAGTATTAAACGGGACAAAAATATCAGGCCTTGCTACAAAGTATGCTGATGAATTAAAGAAGTTAGGATTTAACGTTATAAAAATAGGCAATATAAGTGGCATTGATTATACTGATTCAAGAGTTTATATAAGAAATGATGCAGAAAAAGCTAATAAAGTAGCAAAAGCATTGTCTATAAATTATGTCGAAAATGATAAAAATAATAATTCAAATATAGATGTTACAGTTGTAATAGGTGAGGATAAAAAATAA
- a CDS encoding RCKP-type rubredoxin-like domain-containing protein: MAVWVCSKCGYEKESRCKPGKCPECGAPKESFTKKDAEKK, translated from the coding sequence ATGGCAGTGTGGGTATGCTCTAAATGCGGATATGAAAAAGAAAGCCGCTGCAAACCAGGCAAATGTCCTGAGTGCGGTGCGCCTAAAGAATCTTTTACTAAAAAAGATGCCGAGAAGAAATAA
- a CDS encoding UPF0182 family protein gives MVIILKKRNIVVITSVIAIFIIIGVLISFANLIVDIQWFLSMNYLNVFFKKFLTQIMIGIPSFIILFILSYFYLNRMVKDYAKFAQDIVVKKGYRRFRNIVIAVSFIVSFVISLFISSNWWNDYLFYVNSANFGVRDPIFNEDISLYMFRLPFLFDIYELLIVIIPILIVATIIVYGLMYLSDKTRFYEISDRGGNLFKAIYNKDILMIAFRQIAILGFVFFIVLALGFYLKSYGILYSRRGVAFGASFTDVHVTLIFYRILIFASILSGVLFMLGAFKQKLKYIVASPIIIIAILILSTISQAVVQSFVVAPNELDKEKTYLKYNIEYTKRAFGLINVAEKNYYLKKDIDKQVLNENKDTVNNIRINDYRPVNQIYNQLQGIRLYYKFNDIDIDRYTIDGNYKQVFISAREMNLDNLNSQAKNWINMHLKYTHGYGVVISTVNDVTATGQPDLLVKNIPPTTDTNIKIIRPEIYFGELTNSYAIVNTKTGEFDYPSGDTNKETFYKGKSGIPMTFLNKIFFTAYTGDFKILLSTDITSDSKMLIYRNIKDRVEKIAPFLIYDDDPYIVVDNGKLYWIIDAYTYSGNYPYSEPYAQTGINYIRNSVKVVVDAYTGDVNYYISDKNDPVIRVYDGIFPGLFKGIDKMPEGLKAHIRYPQYLFDIQSNVYKNYHMSDPQVFYNKEDSWDIAKEKFSGKVQPQESQYVIMKLPDGSKAEYILMVPYTPATKDNMVAWLAARMDGDNYGKLVVYKFPKSSIIYGPMQVENMIDQDPTISKELSLWDQKGSSVIRGNLLTLPIDDAMLYVEPLYIQSSNDNALPEVKRVILAYRDKIVMEDTLQNALNKLFNLKPQTVPGLPQQAPTNLNQTQQELIKKANDIYNNAINATKNGNWTDFGKYMDELKNILNDLNNSLK, from the coding sequence ATGGTGATAATTTTGAAAAAAAGAAATATTGTAGTGATTACATCTGTAATTGCGATATTTATAATAATTGGTGTACTTATAAGCTTTGCTAACCTAATTGTTGATATACAATGGTTTCTAAGTATGAACTATTTAAATGTATTCTTTAAGAAGTTTTTAACACAAATTATGATTGGGATACCATCGTTTATCATTTTATTTATATTATCTTACTTCTATCTAAATAGAATGGTTAAAGATTATGCAAAATTCGCGCAGGATATAGTCGTTAAAAAAGGCTATAGGCGATTTAGAAACATTGTAATTGCTGTATCTTTTATAGTAAGCTTCGTTATTTCACTATTTATTTCTTCAAATTGGTGGAATGATTATCTGTTTTATGTTAATTCAGCAAATTTTGGTGTAAGAGATCCTATATTTAATGAAGATATAAGTCTTTACATGTTCAGACTGCCTTTTTTATTTGATATTTATGAATTGCTTATAGTAATAATACCAATACTGATAGTTGCTACGATTATAGTATATGGCCTCATGTATCTTTCGGATAAAACACGGTTTTACGAGATATCCGATAGAGGCGGTAATCTTTTTAAAGCTATATACAATAAAGACATTCTCATGATTGCTTTTAGGCAAATAGCAATATTAGGATTTGTTTTTTTTATCGTGCTTGCACTTGGATTTTATTTAAAGTCATATGGAATCCTTTATTCAAGACGAGGTGTTGCATTTGGAGCAAGTTTTACAGATGTACATGTTACACTTATATTTTACAGGATATTAATTTTTGCATCTATCTTATCAGGCGTTCTATTCATGTTAGGTGCATTTAAACAAAAACTTAAATATATAGTTGCGTCACCCATAATAATTATCGCAATATTAATTTTATCGACAATATCACAAGCTGTTGTTCAGAGCTTCGTTGTTGCGCCAAATGAACTTGATAAAGAGAAAACATATTTAAAGTACAATATAGAATACACGAAGAGAGCATTTGGCCTTATTAATGTAGCTGAAAAGAACTATTACCTCAAAAAAGATATTGATAAACAGGTTCTCAACGAAAATAAGGATACTGTAAATAATATAAGAATTAATGATTATAGACCTGTTAATCAAATATATAATCAGCTTCAAGGTATAAGGCTTTACTACAAATTTAATGACATAGATATTGATAGATACACGATAGACGGAAATTACAAGCAGGTTTTTATTTCTGCGAGGGAGATGAACCTTGATAATTTAAACAGTCAGGCAAAAAATTGGATAAATATGCACCTCAAATATACACATGGATATGGTGTCGTTATATCTACGGTTAATGATGTTACGGCGACTGGCCAACCTGATTTGCTTGTTAAAAATATCCCTCCTACAACGGATACGAATATAAAAATAATAAGGCCTGAAATTTATTTTGGTGAACTTACGAACAGCTATGCAATAGTCAATACAAAGACAGGGGAGTTCGATTACCCATCAGGCGATACAAATAAAGAGACATTTTATAAGGGTAAATCCGGTATACCTATGACATTTTTAAATAAGATTTTTTTTACAGCTTATACGGGGGATTTTAAAATACTTTTGTCGACTGATATTACATCAGATAGCAAGATGCTGATATACAGGAATATTAAAGACAGAGTTGAAAAGATTGCACCCTTCCTTATATATGATGATGATCCCTATATCGTTGTAGACAATGGAAAACTCTACTGGATTATCGATGCATATACATATTCTGGTAATTATCCATATTCAGAGCCATATGCACAAACAGGAATAAACTATATAAGAAATTCTGTTAAGGTGGTTGTTGATGCATATACAGGTGATGTAAACTACTATATATCAGATAAAAATGATCCGGTAATAAGGGTATATGATGGGATATTCCCCGGACTTTTTAAGGGCATCGACAAAATGCCGGAAGGCTTAAAAGCCCATATAAGATACCCACAGTATCTATTTGATATACAATCAAATGTGTATAAAAATTATCACATGAGTGATCCACAAGTGTTTTACAATAAAGAGGATTCATGGGATATTGCAAAGGAGAAATTCTCTGGTAAAGTACAGCCGCAGGAGTCACAATATGTAATAATGAAGCTACCTGATGGAAGTAAAGCAGAGTATATCTTAATGGTTCCATATACACCAGCTACAAAGGACAACATGGTGGCGTGGTTAGCTGCAAGGATGGACGGCGACAATTATGGAAAGCTTGTTGTGTACAAATTCCCAAAGAGCAGTATAATTTATGGACCTATGCAGGTAGAAAACATGATAGACCAGGATCCCACAATTTCAAAGGAATTAAGCCTGTGGGATCAAAAGGGTTCTAGTGTAATAAGGGGAAATCTCTTGACATTACCAATAGATGATGCAATGCTGTATGTCGAACCCCTTTATATACAGTCATCAAATGATAATGCTCTACCTGAAGTTAAACGGGTTATACTGGCATACAGAGATAAAATAGTGATGGAAGATACACTGCAAAATGCTTTAAATAAATTATTTAATTTAAAGCCTCAGACCGTGCCTGGATTGCCGCAACAAGCACCTACGAATTTAAATCAGACACAGCAAGAGCTTATAAAGAAGGCAAATGATATTTATAATAATGCCATAAATGCTACGAAAAACGGAAACTGGACAGATTTCGGTAAATATATGGATGAGCTTAAAAATATATTAAATGATTTAAATAATAGTTTGAAATAA